One stretch of Candida orthopsilosis Co 90-125, chromosome 3 draft sequence DNA includes these proteins:
- a CDS encoding Rpl3 ribosomal protein, large subunit — translation MSHRKYEAPRHGSLGFLPRKRAAKQRGRVKSFPKDVKSKPVALTAFLGYKAGMTTIVRDLDRPGSKMHKREVVEAATVVDTPPLVVVGVVGYVETPRGLRSLTTVWAEHLSEEIRRRFYKNWYKSKKKAFTKYSAKYASDAKQIETELARIKKYASVVRVLAHTQVKKTPLASKKAHLAEIQINGGSISDKVDWAKEHFEKEVSVDSVFEQDEMIDVVAVTKGHGFEGVTHRWGTKKLPRKTHRGLRKVACIGAWHPANVNWTVARAGQNGYHHRTSINHKVYRVGKGSDEANGATEFDRTKKTINPMGGFVRYGLVNNDFVLLKGSIPGTKKRVVTLRKSLYVDTSRRALEKVNLKWIDTASKFGKGRFQTPAEKHAFLGTLKKDLEN, via the coding sequence ATGTCTCACAGAAAGTACGAAGCACCACGTCACGGTTCATTAGGTTTCCTCCCAAGAAAGAGAGCCGCTAAGCAAAGAGGAAGAGTTAAGTCATTCCCAAAGGATGTTAAATCCAAGCCAGTTGCTTTGACCGCCTTTTTGGGTTACAAGGCTGGTATGACCACCATTGTTAGAGACTTGGACAGACCAGGTTCCAAGATGCACAAGAgagaagttgttgaagctgCTACTGTTGTTGACACTCCACctttggttgttgttggtgttgttggttACGTTGAAACCCCAAGAGGTTTGAGATCATTGACCACTGTTTGGGCTGAACACTTGTCTGAAGAAATCAGAAGAAGATTCTACAAGAACTGGTACAAGTCTAAGAAGAAGGCTTTCACCAAGTACTCTGCTAAATACGCTTCTGATGCTAAGCAAATCGAAACTGAATTGGCTAGAATTAAGAAGTATGCTTCAGTTGTTAGAGTTTTGGCTCACACTCAAGTTAAAAAGACTCCTTTGGCTTCAAAGAAGGCCCACTTGGCtgaaatccaaatcaatgGTGGTTCAATCTCTGACAAGGTTGACTGGGCTAAGGAacactttgaaaaagaagtttcTGTTGACTCTGTCtttgaacaagatgaaatgattgatgttgttgctgtCACTAAAGGTCACGGTTTCGAAGGTGTTACCCACAGATGGGGAACCAAGAAATTGCCAAGAAAGACCCACAGAGGTTTGAGAAAGGTTGCTTGTATTGGTGCTTGGCATCCAGCTAACGTTAACTGGACCGTTGCTAGAGCTGGTCAAAACGGTTACCACCACAGAACCTCAATCAACCACAAGGTTTACAGAGTTGGTAAGGGATCCGATGAAGCCAATGGTGCTACTGAATTTGACAGAACTAAGAAGACTATCAACCCAATGGGTGGTTTCGTTAGATACGGTCttgtcaacaatgattTCGTCTTGTTGAAAGGTTCTATCCCAGGTACCAAGAAGAGAGTTGTTACTTTGAGAAAATCATTGTATGTTGACACTTCAAGAAGAGCTTTGGAAAAGGTTAACTTGAAATGGATTGACACTGCTTCTAAATTCGGTAAGGGTAGATTCCAAACCCCAGCTGAAAAACACGCTTTCTTGGGTACTTTGAAGAAGGACTTGGAAAACTAG
- a CDS encoding Mep1 ammonium permease: MMEQLLEFSRRKLYNNQKYDTSDVLLLTIASSLIWLMIPGLAFLYSGLSRRKNALSMIWIVAMSSFVGIFQWYFWGYSLAFSESGNSFIGNLKNFGFKDIISNSSDDAYPEIAYAIFQMQFLLVTLAILAGGCIGERGRFLPAMVFLFCWATIVYCPVVYWVWGGGWATTFRSGVLDYAGGGPVEILSGASAFVYSAFLGRRSETLMINYRPHNISTVFLGTILLYVGWLFFNGFSCANASIKVPYSMMNTHLAAGFGAISWCLLDFRLEKKWSMVAVCSGCISGLVAATPSSGVIPLWASVIVGIVAGIVCNLATQIKYLCHVDDSLDVWAEHGVAGVIGLLFNALFGSKTVIGYDGVSDHDGGWLDHNWKQLYIQFAYIVACTAYSAAVTAFLCFVIDHIPGLHLRIDYESEEAGVDESQIGEFAYDFVEVRREFNSLFTDSHQNAIDETNETNSDNPQTQIINGITNSSSTSVSNEEKTNKNQSCELESEHEVKSFHPQKEEEEEEEGEKVSRNL, encoded by the coding sequence ATGATGGAACAACTTCTAGAATTCTCAAGGAGAAAGCTTTATAATAACCAAAAATATGATACATCGGATGTGTTGTTGCTAACAATCGCATCCTCACTAATCTGGTTGATGATACCTGGACTTGCGTTTTTGTACTCCGGCTTGTCACGAAGAAAGAATGCCTTATCGATGATTTGGATTGTCGCTATGTCTAGTTTCGTTGGTATTTTCCAGTGGTATTTTTGGGGTTACTCCCTAGCCTTCAGTGAATCAGGTAATTCATTCATTGGAAACCTCAAAAATTTCGGTTTCAAGGACATAATCAGCAACTCCAGTGATGACGCTTATCCAGAAATTGCTTATGCTATTTTCCAGATGCAGTTTTTATTGGTGACATTGGCGATATTAGCTGGAGGTTGCATTGGAGAACGAGGACGCTTTTTACCAGCCATggtctttttgttttgttgggcaacaattgtttattgtcCAGTAGTTTATTGGGTTTGGGGAGGTGGCTGGGCCACAACTTTCAGATCAGGAGTGTTGGATTATGCCGGTGGAGGTCCTGTCGAAATCCTTTCTGGTGCTTCAGCTTTTGTTTATTCGGCATTCTTGGGCAGACGCAGTGAGACCCTAATGATCAACTACCGCCCACATAACATCAGCACAGTGTTTTTAGGCACAATACTACTTTACGTTGGTTGGTTATTCTTCAATGGTTTCTCCTGTGCCAATGCCAGCATTAAGGTCCCTTACTCCATGATGAACACCCATCTAGCTGCCGGTTTTGGAGCAATCAGCTGGTGCCTACTCGATTTCagattggaaaagaagtGGAGTATGGTCGCAGTTTGTTCCGGCTGCATATCGGGATTAGTGGCCGCCACACCGAGCTCTGGTGTGATTCCACTTTGGGCGAGTGTTATCGTTGGCATTGTTGCTGGCATTGTTTGTAATTTAGCaactcaaatcaaatacCTTTGTCATGTTGACGACTCGCTTGATGTGTGGGCTGAGCACGGAGTGGCTGGAGTAATTGGCCTTCTCTTTAATGCCCTATTCGGCTCTAAAACAGTGATAGGGTATGACGGGGTCAGTGACCATGACGGTGGGTGGCTTGACCACAATTGGAAGCAGTTGTATATACAATTTGCTTACATTGTGGCATGCACCGCTTATTCTGCTGCTGTTACtgcttttctttgtttcGTAATTGATCACATTCCAGGATTACACCTAAGAATCGATTATGAAAGTGAAGAGGCAggtgttgatgaaagtcaaattggtgaatttgCTTATGATTTTGTGGAAGTTAGAAGAGAGTTTAATTCTCTTTTTACTGATTCACACCAAAATGCAATTGACGAGACAAATGAAACTAATTCAGATAATCCTCAAACACAGATTATAAATGGAATAACCAATTCATCGTCAACAAGTGTATCAAACGAAGAGAAAACAAATAAGAACCAAAGCTGTGAACTAGAATCTGAACACGAGGTGAAATCATTCCATCctcaaaaagaagaagaagaagaagaagaaggagaaaaagTAAGTAGAAATTTATAG
- a CDS encoding Vma10 protein (similar to C. parapsilosis CPAR2_406170 and C. albicans VMA10 similar to S. cerevisiae VMA10): MIRKLLSHLHFILPIYTFNFVETKKQIRSIRLQPHYNPIMSSGIQSLLKTEKEAAEIVNEARKYRTGRLKTAKQDAQQEIENYKKQKEEELQKFEKDHEGINEQINKEADAEIEKELKTLKEQFEKKKSDVVKLLVEATISPNPQVHINANT, from the coding sequence ATGATCCGCAAACTCCTCTCACATTTGCATTttattttgccaatttacacgtttaattttgttgaaacaaaaaaacaaattcGTTCGATAAGACTACAACCACACTACAACCCCATCATGTCATCAGGTATCCAATCATTGTTAAAAACGGAAAAGGAAGCTGCTGAGATTGTCAATGAGGCAAGAAAATACAGAACTGGTAGATTGAAAACAGCTAAGCAAGACgctcaacaagaaattgaaaactacAAAAAGCAAAAGGAGGAggaattgcaaaagtttgaaaaggaCCATGAGGGTATAAATGAGCAAATCAATAAGGAAGCTGAtgcagaaattgaaaaggagttgaaaactttgaagGAAcagtttgaaaagaaaaagtcGGATGTGGTCAAGTTGTTGGTTGAAGCTACAATCTCGCCAAATCCTCAAGTACATATTAATGCAAATACATAA
- a CDS encoding Msc7 protein (S. cerevisiae homolog MSC7 has role reciprocal meiotic recombination and localizes to endoplasmic reticulum) has protein sequence MIAIDFAFQQWQWQYQISTTFFIFVILPALYYIYCKYVTSSPNSYNKIESPIKVTLPIPDEARRHWKGKRLYPKPSLVVSNDPSKIQSYCPATGQDLGVFKATSRLEMDEMIAKAKKAQKDWKNSSFTTRRKFLKTLARFILENQENIARVACRDSGKTKLDASMGEIMVTLEKINWIVAHGAKVLRPSQRPGPSNSLLGVMKNGEVRYEPLGVVSAIISWNYPFHNLMGPVIAAIFTGNAIVVKCSENVVWSSTWFVQMCRSVLKALEVDENLIQLCYCFPQDADYFTSHPGLDHITFIGSKQIAHHVASNAAKQLTPCVVELGGKDSFIVLDDVKDLNALSSIILRGTFQSAGQNCIGIERVICLPKAYEELVEILSTRIKCFRIGSDIDQLDEIDMGAMISDNRFQQFQDLIEDAVSKGAKLVHGGKTYQHPNYPQGHYFEPTMLIDVDSTMRIFNEEVFGPILTMIKAKDVDDAIELANSTEYGLGNSIFGRNFTQLSYLADRLESGNVAINDFATYYVAQLPFGGVKKSGYGKFGGEEGLTGLCNAKSVVSDRPLLRMLGVATAIPPPIDYPIPDDKKAWHFVENLNIAGYDGRLWAKLKSFKNLAKG, from the coding sequence AtgattgcaattgattttgcatttcaacaatggcaGTGGCAGTATCAAATATCAACCACATTCTTTATATTTGTCATCCTACCGGCCTTGTATTACATCTACTGTAAATATGTGACATCATCGCCAAATTCATACAACAAGATCGAATCACCAATCAAGGTGACATTGCCAATCCCAGATGAGGCTAGACGACATTGGAAGGGAAAACGATTGTATCCTAAACCCAGCCTTGTTGTCAGCAATGATCCTTCAAAGATACAAAGTTATTGTCCCGCTACTGGCCAGGATTTAGGCGTTTTCAAAGCCACGTCGAGATTAGAGATGGATGAGATGATTGCAAAAGCCAAGAAGGCGCAAAAAGATTGGAAGAATAGCTCATTCACAACCAGGagaaagtttttgaaaacattggCTAGAtttattttggaaaaccAGGAAAATATCGCTAGAGTTGCATGCAGAGATTCAGGAAAGACAAAATTGGATGCTTCTATGGGGGAGATTATGGTGACCttggaaaaaattaattGGATTGTTGCTCATGGCGCTAAAGTTCTTAGGCCCAGTCAAAGACCTGGTCCTTCAAATTCTCTTTTGGGGGTTATGAAAAATGGTGAAGTAAGATATGAGCCGTTGGGAGTTGTTTCTGCCATCATTTCATGGAACTATCCATTTCACAATCTTATGGGTCCTGTTATTGCTGCAATCTTTACAGGAAATGCTATTGTTGTGAAATGCTCGGAAAATGTAGTTTGGTCAAGTACATGGTTTGTTCAAATGTGTCGCTCCGTTTTAAAGGCTTTAGAGGTGGATGAAaacttgattcaattgtgtTATTGCTTTCCTCAAGATGCTGATTACTTTACATCTCATCCAGGTCTTGATCATATCACGTTTATCGGATCCAAGCAGATAGCTCATCATGTTGCTTCCAATGCCgcaaaacaattgacaCCGTGTGTTGTTGAGCTTGGGGGAAAAGACTCGTTTATTGTATTAGATGATGTCAAAGACTTAAATGCGTTGTCGTCAATCATTTTGAGAGGAACGTTTCAAAGCGCTGGACAAAATTGCATTGGCATTGAGAGAGTCATTTGTTTGCCAAAGGCGTATGAGGAATTGGTGGAGATTTTGTCAACTCGTATAAAGTGCTTTAGAATAGGCTCAgatattgatcaattggatgAGATTGACATGGGTGCCATGATTTCAGATAATCgctttcaacaatttcaagatttgattgaagatgCAGTTTCAAAAGGGGCGAAATTGGTTCATGGAGGGAAGACATATCAACATCCAAACTATCCACAAGGCCACTACTTTGAACCTACAATGTTGATTGATGTGGATTCAACGATGAGGATattcaatgaagaagtCTTTGGTCCGATATTAACCATGATTAAAGCAAAAGACGTTGACGATGCTATTGAATTGGCAAACAGTACCGAGTATGGATTAGGAAACTCCATATTTGGTCGCAATTTCACCCAATTGAGCTACTTAGCTGACAGACTAGAGAGTGGTAATGTGGCCATCAATGACTTTGCTACATATTACGTAGCTCAATTACCATTTGGTGGGGTCAAGAAATCAGGGTATGGAAAATTTGGAGGAGAAGAAGGGTTAACTGGGTTATGCAATGCCAAATCTGTTGTCCTGGATAGGCCTCTTTTGAGAATGCTTGGTGTGGCAACGGCAATTCCACCGCCAATTGACTATCCAATTCCAGACGATAAAAAAGCATGGCATTTTGTAgagaatttgaatattgcCGGCTACGATGGACGTCTTTGGGCCAAGTTGAAATCATTTAAAAATTTAGCCAAAGGATAA
- a CDS encoding possible stress protein has translation MTNQPHKLFYKGVDNDFVIFVDDFSLYEKFRKGDTTIPLIDIVSVFKVFINRQGGVDGILDEASKQDLTNNFKTSNADEVIKIILEKGSDKHNAEVDNGIASHNDSIGAGNTGN, from the coding sequence ATGACTAACCAACCACATAAGCTTTTCTATAAAGGAGTTGACAATGattttgtcatttttgttgatgactTTTCATTATATGAGAAATTCAGAAAAGGTGACACCACCATCCCACTTATTGACATTGTTTCAGTATTCAAAGTGTTTATCAACAGACAAGGTGGTGTTGATGGTATATTAGATGAAGCTTCAAAACAAGACTTgacaaacaatttcaaaactaGTAATGCTGACGAAGTTATCAAGattattttggaaaaaggaAGTGATAAGCATAATGCTGAGGTTGATAATGGAATCGCTTCGCATAATGATAGTATTGGTGCTGGCAACACTGGTAATTAG